In a genomic window of Lacrimispora sp. BS-2:
- a CDS encoding class I SAM-dependent RNA methyltransferase, whose protein sequence is MEAVLKREITDLGYDIASVEDGRVTFIGDDEAICRANVFLRTAERVLLKVGSFHAESFEELFQGTRAICWEDFIPQEGKFWVAKASSIKSKLFSPSDIQSIMKKAMVERLKGAYGVQWFPESGSSYPLRVFLHKDEVTIGIDTTGDSLHRRGYRTLTSKAPITETLAAALIMLTPWNKDRILVDPFCGSGTFVIEAAMMAANMAPGMNRSFLAEDWKNLIPRKCWYETMDEANDLMDSDVKVDIQGYDIDGEIVKAARANAESAGVDHMIHFQQRPLASLSHPKKYGFIITNPPYGERIEEKKNLPELYRQIGERYKALDAWSLYMITAYEDAEKYIGKKADKNRKIYNGMMKTYFYQFMGPKPPKRKVGDLVEE, encoded by the coding sequence ATGGAAGCGGTTTTAAAAAGAGAGATCACGGATCTGGGTTATGACATTGCATCAGTAGAAGACGGAAGAGTCACCTTTATTGGAGATGATGAGGCTATCTGCCGTGCCAATGTATTTCTGCGTACTGCAGAAAGAGTTTTATTAAAAGTGGGAAGCTTTCATGCGGAATCTTTTGAAGAGCTTTTTCAGGGGACCAGGGCAATTTGCTGGGAGGATTTTATTCCTCAGGAAGGTAAATTCTGGGTCGCTAAGGCTTCCTCTATTAAAAGTAAATTATTCAGCCCCTCAGATATCCAGTCCATCATGAAGAAAGCCATGGTGGAGCGGTTAAAAGGGGCTTATGGCGTTCAGTGGTTTCCGGAAAGCGGAAGCAGCTACCCTCTGCGTGTATTCCTTCATAAGGATGAGGTGACCATTGGTATTGATACCACGGGAGATTCCCTTCATAGGAGAGGATACCGTACATTAACCAGCAAGGCTCCTATTACGGAGACCCTTGCTGCTGCCCTTATTATGCTGACTCCATGGAATAAAGACCGGATCCTGGTAGATCCTTTCTGCGGAAGCGGAACCTTTGTGATCGAAGCGGCCATGATGGCGGCCAACATGGCGCCCGGCATGAACCGTTCCTTTCTTGCCGAGGACTGGAAAAACCTGATTCCAAGAAAATGCTGGTATGAGACAATGGATGAGGCAAACGACCTTATGGATTCCGATGTCAAAGTGGACATACAGGGCTATGACATAGACGGTGAGATTGTAAAAGCTGCCAGAGCTAATGCAGAATCAGCCGGAGTGGACCACATGATTCACTTTCAGCAAAGACCTTTGGCTTCTTTAAGTCATCCAAAAAAGTATGGTTTTATAATTACGAATCCGCCATACGGGGAGCGAATTGAGGAAAAGAAGAATTTACCGGAGCTGTACCGGCAGATCGGAGAGCGGTATAAGGCTCTTGACGCCTGGTCCCTGTACATGATCACTGCTTATGAGGACGCTGAGAAATACATCGGTAAAAAGGCGGATAAAAACCGGAAGATTTATAATGGTATGATGAAAACTTATTTCTATCAGTTTATGGGGCCAAAGCCCCCGAAAAGAAAAGTGGGAGATTTGGTTGAAGAATAA
- the yfcE gene encoding phosphodiesterase, with translation MKYMIASDIHGSAYFCRKLLDVYKTSGAGRLILLGDILYHGPRNDLPREYAPKEVISMLNGFKDQIYSVRGNCDTEVDQMVLEFPILGDYALLAAPGLTIYATHGHIYNKENLPPVQKGDILLHGHTHILTAERFGDITILNPGSVSIPKGGNPPTYGMLEDQVFRIMDFDGNVIKEMNLGE, from the coding sequence ATGAAATATATGATTGCTTCCGACATTCATGGTTCTGCCTATTTTTGCAGGAAGCTGTTAGATGTATATAAAACTTCCGGAGCAGGCAGGCTGATCCTGTTAGGAGACATTCTTTACCATGGTCCCAGAAATGACCTTCCAAGGGAGTATGCCCCAAAAGAGGTGATTTCCATGTTAAATGGCTTCAAGGATCAGATTTATAGTGTACGGGGAAACTGTGACACAGAAGTGGATCAAATGGTGCTGGAGTTTCCGATTCTCGGGGACTATGCCCTGCTTGCTGCCCCCGGCCTGACAATCTATGCCACTCATGGGCACATTTATAATAAGGAAAACCTGCCTCCGGTACAGAAGGGAGATATTCTGCTTCATGGACATACTCATATCCTGACTGCAGAGCGTTTTGGCGATATTACCATATTAAATCCAGGCTCCGTGTCCATTCCAAAGGGCGGCAATCCTCCTACTTACGGAATGCTGGAGGATCAGGTGTTCCGTATCATGGATTTTGACGGGAATGTTATAAAAGAAATGAACTTAGGAGAATAA
- a CDS encoding rhodanese-like domain-containing protein, with the protein MFKTIPIWEVDHYINYYSDIMIIDLRSQSSYRQSHIQGAVNLPYEDMDRWVSSLPKDKLLIFYCSRGGQSMMACRKLEQSGYNVVNIANGIAYYRGKYMVRG; encoded by the coding sequence ATGTTTAAGACCATACCGATTTGGGAAGTCGATCATTATATTAATTATTACAGTGATATTATGATTATAGATCTTCGCAGTCAATCGTCCTACAGGCAATCCCATATTCAGGGAGCGGTAAATCTGCCATATGAAGATATGGATCGTTGGGTGAGCAGCTTGCCAAAGGATAAACTTTTGATATTTTACTGTTCCCGGGGCGGACAAAGCATGATGGCCTGCAGGAAATTGGAGCAGTCCGGATATAATGTGGTCAATATAGCCAATGGAATCGCATATTACAGAGGAAAATATATGGTTCGCGGATAG
- a CDS encoding C40 family peptidase, with translation MVVAVPSDVRADEISGPGLTYGNYMVTVDADNVTISKDEAGQEALMTASKGSSFEVIQDMGDGYMKVKINDTYGYMPVKGNATVSSTDEETLAALDVKVQAEEAVNFRQSIVNYALQFVGGRYAYGGSDPRTGVDCSGFTRYVMQHAAGLTLNRSSGGQASQGRSVSADQMRPGDLIFYGKGSSINHVAMFIGNGQVVHSSTYSTGIKTSPWNYRTPVKIVNVLGD, from the coding sequence ATGGTAGTGGCAGTTCCTTCAGATGTAAGAGCAGATGAAATTTCCGGTCCGGGACTCACTTATGGGAATTATATGGTGACCGTTGATGCAGATAATGTAACGATCAGCAAGGATGAAGCTGGTCAGGAAGCGCTCATGACCGCTTCTAAAGGATCTTCCTTTGAAGTTATACAGGATATGGGCGATGGATACATGAAAGTTAAGATCAATGATACATATGGCTATATGCCGGTAAAGGGCAATGCAACCGTATCCTCAACTGATGAGGAAACACTGGCTGCATTGGATGTAAAGGTTCAGGCAGAGGAAGCCGTTAATTTCAGACAGAGCATTGTTAATTACGCACTTCAGTTTGTAGGCGGACGTTACGCTTATGGCGGCAGCGATCCACGCACCGGAGTAGACTGTTCCGGATTTACCAGATATGTGATGCAGCACGCAGCCGGCCTTACCTTAAACCGTTCCTCAGGTGGACAGGCTTCCCAGGGAAGATCAGTCAGCGCAGATCAGATGCGCCCAGGCGATTTGATTTTTTATGGAAAAGGATCATCCATAAACCATGTTGCCATGTTTATCGGCAATGGACAGGTAGTACATTCATCAACTTATAGTACAGGTATTAAGACTTCTCCGTGGAATTATCGGACACCTGTAAAAATCGTCAATGTTCTTGGCGATTAA
- a CDS encoding C40 family peptidase, which translates to MKNKMWKAMGLLGLFASLSGIPQVEANAAEIAVETSTTLYAKMDMPVSVREAADTAGTALSLAGEGQTYEVVESPNAGWLKIKTPEGEGYIESGAVTLIEKTQEKVDKSVLQRQKVVDYALQFVGGRYVYGGVNPKTGVDCSGFTRYVLRNAAGVNLSHSSKSQSREGRSVSYEEARAGDLVFYGKNGSINHVALYMGDGRVVHASTEKTGIIVTNVMYRKPVKFVRVLN; encoded by the coding sequence ATGAAGAATAAAATGTGGAAGGCGATGGGGCTTTTAGGCCTTTTTGCAAGCTTAAGCGGAATTCCCCAGGTAGAGGCGAACGCAGCAGAGATTGCTGTGGAAACCAGCACAACACTTTATGCGAAAATGGATATGCCTGTGTCTGTCAGAGAAGCTGCCGATACAGCGGGAACGGCTCTTTCCCTGGCTGGGGAAGGCCAGACTTATGAAGTGGTTGAATCCCCAAATGCTGGATGGCTTAAAATAAAAACTCCTGAAGGAGAAGGTTACATAGAAAGCGGTGCTGTGACCCTGATTGAGAAAACTCAGGAAAAGGTGGACAAGTCTGTTCTGCAGCGCCAGAAAGTCGTAGATTATGCGCTTCAGTTTGTGGGTGGACGCTATGTCTATGGAGGAGTCAATCCCAAAACAGGAGTGGACTGTTCCGGGTTTACCAGATATGTGTTAAGAAATGCGGCCGGGGTCAATTTAAGCCATAGTTCTAAGTCTCAGTCAAGGGAAGGACGCAGTGTCAGCTATGAAGAAGCCCGTGCGGGAGATTTGGTATTTTATGGAAAAAATGGTTCCATTAACCATGTGGCTTTATACATGGGAGACGGCCGGGTAGTCCATGCTTCCACAGAAAAGACCGGAATTATCGTAACAAACGTCATGTATCGCAAGCCTGTGAAATTTGTCAGGGTTTTAAACTAA
- a CDS encoding DUF1700 domain-containing protein, which produces MSRQEFLQRLREALSGEVPGSVIEENIRYYEEYISTEVSNGSAEEAVIAAIGDPRLIARTIFEANENAKSSGSGRTYYESYSGADRNVYEEPGNFGRHMHYIDLSKWYWKLLGVVVFILFFFLIASIVTGIFSLLMPIMGPLLLIFLIVWFVRGSKR; this is translated from the coding sequence ATGAGCAGACAGGAGTTTTTACAGCGCTTAAGGGAGGCTTTATCAGGTGAAGTTCCTGGAAGTGTGATCGAAGAAAATATCAGGTACTATGAAGAATATATCAGCACGGAAGTGAGCAATGGATCTGCGGAAGAGGCGGTGATAGCTGCTATCGGCGATCCAAGGCTGATTGCCAGGACAATTTTTGAGGCCAACGAGAATGCAAAGAGCAGCGGATCCGGAAGAACTTACTATGAATCCTATTCCGGTGCGGATCGAAATGTGTATGAGGAGCCGGGGAATTTCGGACGTCATATGCATTACATTGACTTGAGTAAATGGTACTGGAAGCTTTTGGGAGTCGTGGTGTTTATCCTGTTTTTCTTTCTGATTGCCAGCATTGTTACAGGGATTTTCAGCCTTCTGATGCCGATTATGGGCCCCTTGCTTTTGATATTTCTCATTGTCTGGTTTGTAAGAGGTTCGAAACGATAA
- a CDS encoding fructose-1,6-bisphosphatase, whose amino-acid sequence MRNLAYLKLMAREYPTIKAASSEIINLTAIQGLPKGTEYFFSDLHGEYEAFVHLLKSASGVIREKITETFSHIIPEKEEVELANLIYYPERIMNQLELKGLADGDWQRVTIYRLVQICKMVSSKYTRSKVRKKMPPEFSYIIDELIHVDYNDDNKRVYYNEIIRSIIDIGVGDKFIIALCELIQNLTIDSLHIIGDIFDRGPRADIIMNELLQFHDVDIQWGNHDISWMGAATGNLACICNVLRIAISYNSFDVLEDGYGINLRPLSMFAARVYREDPCDQFIPQILDENIYDAVDPGLAAKMHKAIAIIQFKVEGQIIKRHPEYEMSDRILIEAIDFERGVVTVEGKEYPMLDKFFPTVDPKEPLKLSKEEGELLHTLQLSFMHNELLHKHVRFLYSHGSMYKCYNSNLLYHGCIPMREDGSFEEIVVDHHAYSGKALMDYVDRKVQNAYFMPEGSAESEDARDFMWYLWCGAKSPVYGKGKMTTFEHYFIEDTSARKEPMNPYYRLSMKEEYCDKILEEFGLPKKGSHIINGHVPVKIKEGESPVKAGGKLFLIDGGLSKAYQSKTGIAGYTLIYNSNHLALAEHKPFDPNKESTPKVSVVENMKKRVMVADTDKGAELAERIADLKELVAAYRDGVIKEKVE is encoded by the coding sequence ATGAGAAATCTGGCGTATCTGAAACTGATGGCAAGGGAGTATCCTACAATTAAGGCTGCTTCCAGTGAGATCATCAACCTTACGGCCATTCAGGGCTTACCAAAGGGAACGGAATATTTTTTCAGTGACCTGCATGGCGAGTACGAGGCATTTGTCCATTTATTAAAGAGTGCCTCAGGCGTTATCCGTGAAAAAATCACGGAAACCTTCAGCCACATCATACCAGAGAAAGAAGAAGTGGAGTTAGCGAACTTAATTTACTATCCGGAGCGGATCATGAATCAGCTGGAGCTTAAGGGTCTGGCAGACGGTGACTGGCAGAGAGTGACCATTTACCGGCTGGTACAGATCTGTAAAATGGTTTCATCAAAGTACACCAGATCCAAGGTAAGGAAGAAAATGCCCCCGGAGTTTTCCTACATCATTGATGAGCTGATTCATGTGGATTATAATGATGACAATAAACGTGTATACTATAATGAAATCATACGGTCCATCATTGACATCGGGGTCGGAGATAAGTTTATCATAGCCTTATGTGAGCTGATCCAGAATCTGACCATTGACAGCCTGCATATTATCGGAGATATTTTCGACCGTGGCCCAAGGGCGGATATCATTATGAATGAACTGCTGCAATTTCATGACGTTGATATACAGTGGGGCAATCATGACATCTCCTGGATGGGAGCAGCCACCGGGAATCTGGCATGTATCTGCAACGTACTGCGTATTGCCATCAGCTATAACAGCTTTGATGTACTGGAGGACGGATATGGCATCAACCTGCGTCCTTTATCCATGTTTGCAGCCAGGGTTTACCGGGAGGATCCCTGCGACCAGTTCATTCCCCAGATTCTTGATGAAAACATCTATGACGCGGTGGACCCGGGACTGGCGGCCAAGATGCATAAGGCCATTGCAATCATTCAGTTCAAGGTAGAAGGACAGATTATAAAACGCCATCCGGAATATGAAATGAGTGACCGGATTCTGATTGAGGCCATTGACTTTGAACGGGGCGTTGTGACCGTGGAGGGTAAAGAATATCCAATGCTTGATAAGTTCTTTCCAACGGTAGACCCCAAGGAACCGTTAAAGCTGAGCAAAGAGGAGGGAGAGCTTCTCCATACCCTTCAGCTTTCCTTCATGCATAACGAGCTTCTTCATAAGCATGTTCGTTTTCTGTATTCTCATGGAAGCATGTACAAATGCTACAATTCAAACCTTTTGTACCATGGCTGCATTCCTATGAGGGAGGATGGCTCCTTTGAAGAGATCGTGGTGGATCACCATGCTTATTCGGGAAAGGCGCTGATGGATTACGTGGACCGAAAGGTTCAAAATGCATATTTTATGCCGGAGGGTTCCGCGGAAAGTGAGGATGCCAGGGATTTCATGTGGTATCTATGGTGCGGAGCCAAATCCCCGGTCTACGGTAAGGGAAAGATGACGACCTTTGAGCATTATTTTATCGAAGATACTTCCGCCCGTAAGGAGCCTATGAACCCTTATTACAGGCTTAGCATGAAAGAAGAATACTGTGATAAGATATTGGAAGAATTCGGCCTTCCTAAAAAAGGATCCCACATCATCAACGGCCATGTTCCGGTGAAAATAAAGGAAGGGGAATCCCCGGTAAAGGCAGGCGGCAAGCTGTTTCTCATAGACGGAGGGCTGTCAAAGGCTTACCAGTCCAAGACAGGAATCGCAGGCTATACGCTGATTTATAATTCCAATCATCTGGCTCTTGCGGAGCACAAGCCCTTTGATCCCAATAAGGAAAGCACGCCAAAGGTTTCGGTTGTGGAGAACATGAAGAAACGGGTCATGGTGGCGGATACGGATAAGGGCGCTGAACTGGCGGAACGGATTGCGGACTTAAAGGAGCTGGTGGCGGCATACCGGGATGGCGTAATTAAGGAAAAGGTAGAGTAG
- a CDS encoding heparinase II/III family protein gives MTIEQYFDRPDTCYFVPDPEHSACYCKEYWNEDAEHILRIANEVCENTFLFDLNWDMERTYEPVVFSGEIDWSYMPSGDPEFVWQFNRHRFFICLGQAWQMTGDEKYVTCFLRLINDWMGSVLLEKKTEMGPWRLLETGLRGETWTKAVRYFKDSSLITENFLDQFEESLRLHARRLVEKGGDERLQSNWCILENSGLFEIALGLPQNGETREWASIALERIYKSMKVQIYKDGSQWEQSPMYHNEVYHCLCCVIFLARANGIPLKPDLEETVHHMAQANVIWKKPDSHQFTHGDSDDTDLRDKITMGAWLFQDPILKWSGFKLMDYEGAWDFGSSACAEYALLPAKEPDFISAYLEDSGNYYLRESWKRNSNLLHFTCGAMSTGHCHGDKMHVDLVMNGEDVLVDGGRATYMNVPLRFILKDNPGHNTTTIDGESFTAFEDSWYTNRLSLPVNRTYRAGEIAEFVQGGHLGYMKKGIFVNRRIIWIKPDIYLINDQFYAEGEHEYRQHFHFAPEGEAFTEANLVTFRGKETSAFLNFLTKDAMLESNRGMTSRHYNQWEENDVVTAVLRKEGFASMITVINGGSSSAAEPAEVRFVETVSHTLHKTLTESEAQAVKITVGKRSYVVILCNDEVLHTSDAVIADECFATGNVCVFNVSDRKMGERLYAGEVLHA, from the coding sequence ATGACAATAGAACAATATTTTGACAGACCGGATACTTGTTATTTTGTACCTGATCCGGAGCATTCAGCCTGTTATTGTAAAGAATACTGGAATGAAGATGCAGAGCATATTTTACGGATTGCAAATGAAGTATGTGAAAATACATTTCTGTTTGACTTAAACTGGGATATGGAGCGTACCTATGAGCCTGTGGTATTTTCCGGGGAAATTGACTGGAGCTATATGCCTTCCGGTGATCCGGAATTTGTCTGGCAGTTCAACAGACACAGATTTTTCATTTGCCTGGGGCAGGCCTGGCAGATGACCGGAGATGAAAAGTATGTAACATGCTTTCTGCGGCTGATCAATGACTGGATGGGCAGCGTTCTGCTGGAGAAAAAAACAGAGATGGGGCCCTGGCGCCTGTTGGAGACAGGGCTGCGGGGAGAGACATGGACGAAAGCGGTCCGCTATTTTAAGGACAGCAGCTTAATAACAGAAAACTTTTTAGATCAATTTGAAGAATCGCTGCGGCTTCATGCCAGAAGACTGGTGGAAAAGGGCGGAGACGAAAGGCTGCAGAGCAACTGGTGTATTCTGGAGAACAGCGGGCTTTTTGAGATTGCATTGGGACTTCCTCAAAACGGTGAAACAAGAGAGTGGGCTTCCATTGCTCTGGAGAGAATTTATAAGTCAATGAAGGTACAGATTTATAAAGACGGCAGTCAGTGGGAGCAATCCCCTATGTATCACAATGAAGTATACCACTGCCTGTGCTGTGTGATTTTCCTTGCAAGAGCCAATGGGATACCACTTAAGCCGGATTTGGAGGAAACGGTTCATCACATGGCACAGGCAAACGTTATCTGGAAAAAGCCGGACAGTCATCAATTCACTCATGGAGATTCTGATGACACAGATTTACGGGATAAAATCACCATGGGAGCCTGGTTATTCCAGGATCCTATCCTGAAATGGAGCGGCTTTAAGCTTATGGATTATGAAGGCGCCTGGGATTTCGGAAGCAGTGCCTGTGCTGAGTATGCCCTTCTTCCTGCGAAAGAACCGGATTTTATATCAGCATATCTGGAGGATAGCGGAAATTATTATTTAAGGGAAAGCTGGAAAAGGAATTCTAATCTTCTTCATTTTACATGCGGTGCAATGAGTACAGGTCATTGCCATGGGGATAAAATGCATGTGGATCTGGTCATGAATGGAGAAGATGTGCTGGTCGATGGCGGCAGAGCCACCTATATGAACGTTCCCCTACGTTTTATCTTGAAAGATAATCCGGGCCATAATACCACAACAATAGATGGGGAGTCCTTTACTGCATTTGAAGATTCCTGGTATACCAATAGGCTTTCTCTGCCTGTAAACAGAACATACAGGGCCGGAGAAATTGCAGAATTTGTGCAGGGCGGTCATCTGGGATATATGAAAAAGGGTATCTTTGTGAATCGGCGTATCATCTGGATTAAACCGGATATTTATCTGATCAATGATCAGTTCTATGCAGAAGGAGAGCATGAATACAGGCAGCATTTCCATTTTGCGCCGGAAGGAGAGGCTTTCACAGAAGCAAATCTGGTGACTTTCCGGGGAAAAGAGACCAGTGCATTTCTGAACTTTTTGACAAAGGATGCCATGCTTGAAAGTAACAGGGGAATGACCTCAAGACATTACAATCAGTGGGAAGAAAATGATGTAGTTACTGCGGTCCTTAGAAAAGAAGGGTTTGCCAGTATGATTACAGTCATAAACGGCGGGAGTTCTTCTGCAGCAGAACCGGCTGAAGTGAGGTTTGTAGAGACAGTCAGCCATACACTTCATAAAACACTGACAGAAAGCGAAGCCCAGGCTGTGAAAATCACCGTTGGAAAGCGAAGCTATGTTGTGATTCTCTGCAATGATGAGGTCCTCCATACTTCAGATGCAGTGATAGCAGATGAATGCTTTGCTACAGGAAATGTCTGTGTTTTCAATGTCAGTGACAGGAAAATGGGAGAAAGGCTTTATGCCGGGGAAGTGCTTCATGCATAA